A single genomic interval of Microbacterium sp. LWO14-1.2 harbors:
- a CDS encoding DUF2945 domain-containing protein, which translates to MSKNLSKGDRVSWNTSQGRTRGTVQQKKTADFEFAGQHFTASADEPAYIVKSEKSGDEAAHKGSALRKLAS; encoded by the coding sequence ATGTCGAAGAACCTGTCCAAGGGCGACCGGGTGAGCTGGAACACCTCGCAGGGCCGCACCCGCGGCACCGTGCAGCAGAAGAAGACCGCCGACTTCGAGTTCGCGGGGCAGCATTTCACGGCATCCGCCGACGAGCCGGCGTACATCGTGAAGTCGGAGAAGAGCGGCGATGAGGCGGCGCACAAGGGGTCGGCGCTGCGCAAGCTCGCGAGCTGA
- a CDS encoding PadR family transcriptional regulator, whose product MKSPVDTLTPMGVMVLALLRESDMHPYEMVRLLRARHDDRLIAITNGTLYHTVSRLQKNGLIDEIGIDRDGNRPERTTYTLTDAGRDTVIAWVRRELPRVDRETDFRIALAESHNLERDDVRALLRERRAALVETHDMHRHGLDKARAKGVPAQVLVEIEREEILLGAELRWLDSLLARLDGDDLPWGPTAFTDTDRYLAQRKAAQQ is encoded by the coding sequence GTGAAGAGCCCGGTCGACACACTCACGCCCATGGGGGTCATGGTGCTCGCGCTGCTGCGCGAGAGCGACATGCACCCCTATGAGATGGTGCGTCTGCTGCGCGCCCGCCACGACGACCGCCTCATCGCCATCACCAACGGGACGCTGTACCACACCGTCTCCCGGCTGCAGAAGAACGGGCTGATCGACGAGATCGGCATCGACCGCGACGGCAACCGCCCCGAGCGCACCACCTACACGCTAACGGATGCCGGGCGCGACACCGTCATCGCGTGGGTGCGCCGCGAGCTGCCGCGCGTCGATCGGGAGACCGACTTCCGCATCGCGCTCGCTGAATCCCACAACCTCGAACGAGACGACGTGCGCGCGCTGCTGCGGGAGCGTCGCGCCGCACTCGTCGAGACCCACGACATGCACCGCCACGGCCTCGACAAGGCCAGGGCGAAGGGCGTCCCCGCCCAGGTGCTCGTCGAGATCGAGAGGGAGGAGATCCTGCTCGGCGCCGAACTGCGCTGGCTCGACTCGCTCCTCGCCCGACTCGACGGCGACGACCTCCCCTGGGGGCCGACCGCCTTCACCGACACAGATCGCTACCTCGCTCAGCGGAAGGCTGCACAGCAATGA
- a CDS encoding GNAT family N-acetyltransferase, with amino-acid sequence MSVELVRPTSALFDSWASAVAEFGEGHIDGSGLHAPVTPDRATLDALIAKSELLADTSAELPADSVHNDLYWIVDDGEVVGFVSFRHELNEWLREVGGHIGYAVRASRRREGYASAGLALALDRARELGLDRVLVTCDDDNVGSYRTIERAGGVLQDVTDQSARGHSMLRRYWIDVAEPQARAK; translated from the coding sequence ATGAGCGTCGAACTCGTCCGCCCCACGTCCGCCCTCTTCGACTCCTGGGCCTCGGCCGTCGCCGAGTTCGGTGAGGGTCACATCGACGGATCGGGTCTCCACGCGCCGGTCACGCCCGACCGGGCCACGCTCGATGCCCTCATCGCGAAGTCCGAACTGCTGGCGGACACGTCGGCCGAACTGCCCGCCGACTCCGTGCACAACGACCTGTACTGGATCGTCGATGACGGCGAGGTCGTCGGGTTCGTCTCGTTCCGGCACGAGCTCAACGAATGGCTGCGCGAGGTCGGCGGCCACATCGGGTACGCGGTGCGCGCATCGCGGCGCCGCGAGGGGTACGCCTCGGCGGGCCTCGCGCTCGCACTGGATCGCGCCCGCGAACTCGGCCTCGATCGGGTGCTCGTCACCTGCGACGACGACAACGTGGGGTCGTACCGCACGATCGAGCGGGCGGGCGGGGTGCTGCAGGACGTGACGGACCAGAGCGCTCGCGGCCACTCGATGCTGCGCCGGTACTGGATCGACGTCGCGGAGCCGCAGGCGCGCGCCAAGTAG
- a CDS encoding MFS transporter encodes MTAESVEEPAGTSASRPRRVHPAWIVALVALIALIGAAGFRAAPGVLMLPLQDEFGWTTAELSLAVTVNLLLFGLTAPFAAALMQRFGIRAVTVTALFVIGAGAALSVFVATPAQLILTWGVLIGLGTGSMALVFAATITDTWFATRRGLVSGVLTAGSATGQLIFLPVIATSAEQIGWRGASLIIAGGALAVVPLVWIFLRNRPSDLGVGRYGEAAPTTPAAPRPRGNAWGAARLAVTTLRDAARTKTFWALAIGFAICGASTNGLIGTHFIPSAHDHGMPTTTAAGLLAVVGIFDIVGTVFSGWLTDRVNPRILLAAYYALRGVSLLFLPNLLSAEVQPSIVVFIVIYGLDWVATVPPTIALCREVFGDRGPLVFGWVFAAHQIGAGIASVLAGIVRDQTGQYTIAWFAAAGLCAVAALVSATIRRHPAPTPLP; translated from the coding sequence GTGACCGCCGAATCGGTCGAGGAGCCCGCCGGCACCTCGGCATCCCGCCCGCGTCGTGTGCATCCGGCGTGGATCGTCGCGCTCGTCGCCCTCATCGCACTGATCGGCGCCGCCGGGTTCCGCGCCGCGCCGGGCGTGCTCATGCTCCCGCTGCAGGACGAGTTCGGCTGGACCACCGCCGAGCTGTCGCTCGCCGTGACCGTCAACCTGCTGCTGTTCGGGCTCACCGCTCCCTTCGCGGCAGCGCTCATGCAGCGCTTCGGCATCAGGGCGGTCACCGTGACGGCGCTGTTCGTGATCGGCGCGGGCGCAGCGCTGAGCGTGTTCGTCGCGACGCCCGCGCAGCTGATCCTCACCTGGGGCGTGCTGATCGGACTCGGCACCGGGTCGATGGCCCTCGTGTTCGCCGCGACCATCACCGACACGTGGTTCGCCACCCGCCGCGGACTCGTGTCGGGTGTGCTCACCGCCGGGAGCGCGACCGGTCAGCTCATCTTCCTGCCCGTGATCGCGACGTCGGCCGAGCAGATCGGATGGCGGGGCGCCTCCCTCATCATCGCCGGCGGCGCGCTCGCGGTCGTGCCGCTCGTCTGGATCTTCCTGCGCAACCGCCCGAGCGATCTCGGCGTCGGACGCTACGGCGAGGCGGCTCCGACGACTCCGGCCGCGCCGAGACCGCGCGGCAACGCCTGGGGTGCGGCCCGCCTCGCCGTGACGACGCTGCGCGACGCCGCACGCACGAAGACGTTCTGGGCCCTCGCGATCGGCTTCGCGATCTGCGGCGCCTCGACCAACGGACTCATCGGCACGCACTTCATCCCCAGCGCCCACGACCACGGGATGCCGACGACCACCGCCGCCGGGCTCCTCGCCGTGGTCGGGATCTTCGACATCGTCGGAACCGTGTTCTCGGGCTGGCTCACCGACCGGGTGAACCCCCGCATCCTGCTCGCGGCGTACTACGCACTGCGCGGTGTGAGCCTGCTGTTCCTGCCGAACCTGCTGTCGGCCGAGGTGCAGCCGAGCATCGTCGTGTTCATCGTGATCTACGGCCTCGACTGGGTGGCGACCGTGCCGCCGACGATCGCGCTGTGCCGCGAGGTGTTCGGCGACCGCGGACCGCTCGTCTTCGGATGGGTGTTCGCCGCGCACCAGATCGGGGCCGGCATCGCCTCGGTGCTCGCGGGCATCGTGCGCGACCAGACCGGCCAGTACACGATCGCCTGGTTCGCCGCCGCCGGGCTCTGCGCGGTCGCTGCGCTGGTCAGCGCGACGATCCGCCGGCATCCCGCCCCCACCCCGCTCCCCTGA
- a CDS encoding helix-turn-helix domain-containing protein, with the protein MPLRSDWSTATCPIARSADVLADPWVLLILRELFSGRSRFDELRDATGAADSVLARRLSAMAEAGLLARDAERGYALTDAGRETLPILHAFARFSRVTDPDGPWGLQTSCARCGRAAASVDWCTHCAAPLDAASTRWARRSMGGEPFALVTGVPA; encoded by the coding sequence ATGCCGCTCCGCTCCGACTGGTCGACCGCCACGTGCCCGATCGCCCGTTCCGCCGATGTGCTCGCCGACCCCTGGGTCCTGCTGATCCTGCGCGAGCTCTTCTCCGGGCGTTCCCGTTTCGACGAGCTGCGCGACGCCACCGGCGCCGCCGACTCCGTGCTCGCCCGTCGCCTCAGCGCGATGGCCGAGGCCGGGCTCCTCGCCCGCGACGCCGAGCGCGGCTACGCGCTGACGGATGCCGGACGCGAGACGCTTCCGATCCTCCACGCGTTCGCGCGCTTCTCCCGCGTGACCGACCCCGATGGCCCCTGGGGTCTGCAGACCTCGTGCGCCCGGTGCGGCCGCGCCGCGGCATCCGTCGACTGGTGCACGCACTGCGCGGCCCCGCTCGACGCGGCGTCGACCCGGTGGGCGCGGCGCAGCATGGGCGGCGAGCCGTTCGCGCTGGTCACAGGAGTTCCCGCGTGA
- a CDS encoding phosphoribosylaminoimidazolesuccinocarboxamide synthase: MSTPSDSTGSDGAAQTIPGWRHLYSGKVRDLYASADPGDTRILVVASDRVSAFDVVLSPGIPQKGALLTRLSRWWFDRLEVPNHLAEGDVPASVADRAMLAQSLEMLPIECVVRGYITGSGWAEYTESGTVCGIPLPEGLQNGDRLPEPLFTPAYKAPMGEHDENITFEKVEELVGSERAAELRDASLAIYARAAAIAEEHGLILADTKFEFGTDVDGVLRLADEVLTSDSSRYWDAEAWRTGTTPSERMASFDKQIVRDWLAANWDKQGEPPVLPEDVVERTADRYRELIDRLGA; encoded by the coding sequence GTGAGCACACCTTCCGACAGCACCGGTTCCGACGGCGCGGCGCAGACGATCCCCGGCTGGCGTCACCTCTACTCGGGCAAGGTCCGCGACCTGTACGCCTCCGCCGACCCGGGAGACACACGCATCCTCGTCGTGGCGTCCGACCGTGTCAGCGCGTTCGACGTCGTGCTGTCGCCCGGCATTCCGCAGAAGGGCGCCCTGCTGACGCGGCTGAGCCGCTGGTGGTTCGACCGCCTCGAGGTGCCGAACCACCTCGCCGAGGGCGACGTGCCCGCGTCGGTCGCCGACCGCGCCATGCTCGCCCAGTCGCTCGAGATGCTGCCGATCGAGTGCGTCGTGCGCGGATACATCACCGGCTCCGGATGGGCGGAGTACACCGAGAGCGGCACCGTCTGCGGCATCCCCCTTCCCGAGGGTCTGCAGAACGGCGATCGCCTGCCCGAGCCCCTGTTCACGCCGGCGTACAAGGCTCCGATGGGCGAGCACGACGAGAACATCACCTTCGAGAAGGTCGAGGAGCTCGTCGGCTCCGAGCGCGCCGCCGAGCTGCGCGACGCGTCCCTCGCGATCTACGCCCGCGCCGCGGCCATCGCCGAGGAGCACGGCCTCATCCTCGCCGACACGAAGTTCGAGTTCGGCACCGACGTCGACGGCGTGCTGCGTCTGGCCGACGAAGTGCTCACCAGCGACTCGTCGCGGTACTGGGATGCCGAGGCCTGGCGCACCGGGACGACCCCGAGCGAGCGCATGGCCAGCTTCGACAAGCAGATCGTGCGCGACTGGCTCGCCGCGAACTGGGACAAGCAGGGCGAGCCGCCGGTGCTCCCCGAGGATGTCGTGGAGCGCACCGCCGACCGCTACCGCGAGCTGATCGACCGCCTGGGAGCCTGA
- a CDS encoding MFS transporter: protein MTESRQATGPDTGTFAAGQRPSSPWPALWALVIGFFMILVDTTIVSVANPAIKAALDPNTNNLDNVVWVTSAYLLTYAVPLLITGRLGDRFGPKNIYLIGLAIFTLASLWCGLSTSLEGLIVARAAQGLGAAFMTPQTMAVITRTFPPNRRGAAMGLWGATAGVATLVGPLLGGVLVDGLGWEWIFFVNLPVGVIAFIAAWILVPKLQTHPHRFDILGVLLSAAAIFLVVFGLQEGEKYDWGVIWGPISVWGLIIAGIVVMGLFILQQWKTKSEALVPLELFRDRNFSGANIAIATVGFAVTSMSLPLMFFLQIARGLAPTQAALLMIPMAVFSGVLAPLAGKILDRTDPRFILIPGLVIFASALAWYSSLVRMDTEIWMFLFPSALLGIGSAGMWGPLATTATRRLPMRQAGAGAGIYNTTRTIGSVIGSAAIATFMQARLEANLPGMGDSAGSISSGGTLPPQVADGFAAAMSQAILLPASVIVIGLIAAFFLRGAPKATDAGAPAASAPAADPAPTA, encoded by the coding sequence ATGACCGAATCCCGTCAGGCGACAGGACCCGACACCGGGACCTTCGCCGCCGGACAGCGCCCCTCGAGCCCCTGGCCCGCCCTGTGGGCGCTCGTCATCGGCTTCTTCATGATCCTCGTCGACACGACGATCGTCTCGGTCGCGAACCCGGCGATCAAGGCCGCGCTCGACCCGAACACCAACAACCTCGACAACGTCGTGTGGGTCACCAGCGCCTACCTGCTCACCTACGCCGTGCCGCTGCTCATCACCGGACGCCTCGGCGACCGCTTCGGCCCGAAGAACATCTACCTCATCGGCCTCGCGATCTTCACGCTCGCGTCGCTCTGGTGCGGTCTGTCCACCTCGCTCGAGGGGCTGATCGTGGCGCGCGCCGCGCAGGGACTCGGCGCGGCGTTCATGACGCCGCAGACGATGGCGGTCATCACGCGCACGTTCCCGCCGAACCGCCGGGGCGCCGCCATGGGCCTCTGGGGTGCGACCGCCGGTGTCGCGACGCTCGTCGGCCCGCTGCTCGGCGGCGTCCTCGTCGACGGCCTCGGCTGGGAGTGGATCTTCTTCGTGAACCTCCCCGTCGGCGTCATCGCGTTCATCGCCGCGTGGATCCTCGTACCCAAGCTGCAGACGCACCCGCACCGCTTCGACATCCTCGGCGTCCTGCTCAGCGCGGCCGCCATCTTCCTCGTCGTCTTCGGACTGCAGGAGGGCGAGAAGTACGACTGGGGCGTCATCTGGGGCCCGATCTCGGTATGGGGCCTGATCATCGCGGGCATCGTCGTGATGGGACTGTTCATCCTGCAGCAGTGGAAGACGAAGAGCGAGGCGCTCGTGCCCCTCGAACTCTTCCGCGACCGCAACTTCTCGGGCGCCAACATCGCGATCGCCACCGTCGGCTTCGCCGTGACGAGCATGTCGCTGCCGCTGATGTTCTTCCTGCAGATCGCGCGCGGACTCGCGCCGACCCAGGCGGCGCTGCTGATGATCCCGATGGCCGTGTTCTCGGGCGTGCTCGCTCCACTGGCCGGGAAGATCCTCGACCGCACCGACCCGCGGTTCATCCTCATCCCCGGTCTCGTCATCTTCGCGTCGGCGCTCGCCTGGTACTCCTCGCTCGTGCGCATGGACACCGAGATCTGGATGTTCCTGTTCCCGTCGGCGCTGCTCGGCATCGGCAGCGCGGGCATGTGGGGGCCGCTCGCCACCACGGCCACGCGTCGCCTCCCGATGCGTCAAGCAGGGGCCGGCGCCGGCATCTACAACACGACCCGCACGATCGGCTCGGTCATCGGATCGGCCGCGATCGCGACGTTCATGCAGGCGCGGCTCGAGGCGAACCTGCCCGGCATGGGCGATTCCGCCGGGTCGATCAGCTCGGGTGGCACCCTGCCCCCGCAGGTCGCCGACGGGTTCGCCGCGGCCATGTCGCAGGCGATCCTGCTCCCGGCGAGCGTGATCGTCATCGGATTGATCGCGGCGTTCTTCCTGCGCGGAGCGCCCAAGGCGACGGATGCCGGTGCGCCCGCCGCATCCGCTCCTGCCGCCGACCCCGCGCCGACGGCCTGA
- a CDS encoding amino acid ABC transporter substrate-binding protein/permease, which produces MIPNPFPATARLRRLGRTVGAMALTAFVAAGALLGGATAATADTTGETYVIGTDTTFAPFEFTSPEGDLVGIDMDLLRAIAEDQGFEVEIRQLGFDAAVQALQANQVDAVMAGMSITDERKQTFDFSDPYFTSGIQLGVLDSSDIQSLDDLDGKAVAVKTGTQGQTFAEENQDEYGFRITPYQDTTDMVDAVKAGQAVGYFEDFPVLAYGIQQGSGFRLVGDPELGGEYGFAVNKGMNPELIEMFNAGLKNLQDSGEYDEIVDRYLGDAEAGEGGQAQATDIISVAVKYWPALMQGLWLTILATLVAIVAAFILGLVFGFGRISRIAPFRWIATAYVFVFRGTPILVQAFFVFFAIPQLIPGLTFDPFVAGAITLSLNTGAYMTEIIRGGIQAVDPGQNEASRSLGLSHWKTMRKVVLPQAFRIMIPSFVNQGIITLKDTSLISVIGLAELTFQSRQIIASTYLSAQVLTIVAIIYFVVITLLTLLANRLERTFNA; this is translated from the coding sequence GTGATCCCGAATCCCTTCCCCGCGACCGCGCGCCTGCGCCGACTCGGTCGCACCGTCGGCGCGATGGCGCTGACGGCGTTCGTCGCCGCGGGCGCCCTGCTCGGCGGCGCGACCGCCGCCACGGCCGACACCACCGGCGAGACCTACGTCATCGGCACCGACACCACGTTCGCGCCGTTCGAGTTCACCTCGCCCGAGGGCGACCTCGTCGGCATCGACATGGACCTGCTCCGCGCGATCGCGGAGGACCAGGGGTTCGAGGTCGAGATCCGCCAGCTCGGCTTCGACGCCGCGGTCCAGGCGCTTCAGGCCAACCAGGTCGACGCGGTCATGGCCGGCATGTCGATCACCGACGAGCGCAAGCAGACCTTCGACTTCAGCGACCCGTACTTCACCAGCGGCATCCAGCTCGGTGTGCTCGACTCCAGCGACATCCAGTCGCTGGACGACCTCGACGGCAAGGCCGTGGCGGTCAAGACTGGCACGCAGGGTCAGACGTTCGCCGAGGAGAACCAGGACGAGTACGGCTTCCGCATCACGCCGTATCAGGACACGACCGACATGGTGGATGCCGTGAAGGCCGGCCAGGCCGTCGGATACTTCGAGGACTTCCCGGTGCTCGCGTACGGCATCCAGCAGGGCTCGGGCTTCCGCCTGGTCGGCGACCCGGAGCTCGGCGGCGAGTACGGCTTCGCCGTGAACAAGGGGATGAACCCCGAGCTCATCGAGATGTTCAACGCGGGGCTCAAGAACCTGCAGGACTCGGGCGAGTACGACGAGATCGTCGACCGCTACCTCGGCGACGCGGAGGCCGGCGAGGGCGGACAGGCCCAGGCCACCGACATCATCTCGGTCGCCGTGAAGTACTGGCCAGCGCTCATGCAGGGCCTGTGGCTCACGATCCTCGCGACGCTCGTGGCGATCGTGGCGGCCTTCATCCTCGGGCTCGTCTTCGGGTTCGGGCGCATCTCGCGCATCGCGCCGTTCCGCTGGATCGCCACGGCGTACGTCTTCGTGTTCCGCGGCACCCCGATCCTCGTGCAGGCGTTCTTCGTGTTCTTCGCCATCCCGCAGCTGATCCCTGGCCTCACGTTCGACCCGTTCGTCGCGGGGGCGATCACCCTCTCGCTGAACACCGGCGCGTACATGACCGAGATCATCCGCGGCGGCATCCAGGCCGTCGACCCCGGCCAGAACGAGGCGTCGCGGTCGCTGGGCCTCAGCCACTGGAAGACGATGCGCAAGGTCGTGCTGCCGCAGGCGTTCCGCATCATGATCCCGTCGTTCGTGAACCAGGGCATCATCACCCTCAAGGACACGTCGCTCATCAGCGTCATCGGTCTCGCGGAGCTCACGTTCCAGTCGCGGCAGATCATCGCCTCGACCTACCTGTCGGCCCAGGTGCTGACGATCGTCGCCATCATCTACTTCGTCGTGATCACGCTGCTGACGCTGCTCGCGAACCGCCTGGAGAGGACGTTCAACGCATGA
- a CDS encoding solute carrier family 23 protein: MPLWKIHGNGRTVEPGAVVTPGERLNWPATIAIGAQHVVAMFGATFLVPTLTGFPVSTTLLFSGLGTLIFLLITKNQLPSYLGSSFAFIAPITAAVAAGGTGSALAGVVAVGILLAVVGLVVQFAGLRWVDALMPPVVAGAIVALIGFNLAPTAWNNFQLDPVTATITLVAIILFAVLFRGFLGRISIFLGVAVGFVWAAFNGSFDVPNALRDGKTPAELIADAPWVGLPDFQLPDFVEPGTWSTIAMFLPVVLVLIAENVGHVRGVATMTEDASINKQTGRALIADGVATTIAGGFGGSGTTTYGENIGVMAATRVYSTAVYWVAGLFAILLAFSPKVGEVFNSIPAGVLGGATTALYGLIGIIGIKIWVDSKVDFSRPVNQYTAAVSLVIGIAGFSMNLGDFAFGGIVLGTVAALLIYHLGNLIARARKTGADDPKPLEAVGPLGGDPA; this comes from the coding sequence ATGCCCCTGTGGAAGATCCACGGAAACGGCCGCACGGTCGAACCAGGCGCCGTCGTCACCCCGGGTGAGCGCCTGAACTGGCCCGCCACGATCGCGATCGGCGCCCAGCACGTCGTCGCCATGTTCGGCGCCACGTTCCTCGTGCCGACGCTCACCGGATTCCCCGTCTCGACGACCCTGCTGTTCAGCGGTCTCGGCACCCTCATCTTCCTGCTGATCACGAAGAACCAGCTGCCCAGCTACCTCGGCTCGTCGTTCGCGTTCATCGCGCCGATCACCGCCGCGGTCGCCGCCGGCGGTACGGGGTCGGCCCTCGCGGGCGTGGTCGCCGTCGGCATCCTGCTCGCGGTCGTCGGCCTGGTCGTGCAGTTCGCCGGCCTGCGCTGGGTCGACGCGCTGATGCCCCCGGTCGTCGCCGGCGCGATCGTCGCGCTGATCGGCTTCAACCTCGCGCCGACGGCGTGGAACAACTTCCAGCTCGACCCGGTGACCGCGACCATCACGCTCGTCGCGATCATCCTGTTCGCAGTGCTGTTCCGCGGGTTCCTCGGCCGCATCTCGATCTTCCTCGGCGTCGCGGTCGGTTTCGTCTGGGCCGCGTTCAACGGGTCGTTCGACGTGCCGAACGCGCTCCGCGACGGCAAGACTCCCGCCGAGCTCATCGCCGACGCCCCCTGGGTCGGCCTCCCCGACTTCCAGCTCCCCGACTTCGTCGAGCCGGGCACCTGGTCGACGATCGCGATGTTCCTGCCCGTCGTGCTCGTGCTCATCGCCGAGAACGTCGGCCACGTGCGCGGCGTCGCGACCATGACCGAGGACGCGTCGATCAACAAGCAGACCGGCCGCGCGCTGATCGCCGACGGCGTCGCGACGACCATCGCCGGCGGCTTCGGCGGCTCGGGCACCACGACGTACGGCGAGAACATCGGCGTGATGGCCGCGACCCGCGTCTACTCGACAGCGGTGTACTGGGTGGCCGGCCTCTTCGCGATCCTGCTGGCGTTCTCGCCGAAGGTCGGCGAGGTGTTCAACTCGATCCCGGCGGGCGTGCTGGGCGGAGCGACGACCGCGCTCTACGGCCTGATCGGCATCATCGGCATCAAGATCTGGGTCGACAGCAAGGTCGATTTCTCACGCCCCGTGAACCAGTACACGGCCGCGGTGTCGCTCGTGATCGGCATCGCCGGCTTCTCGATGAACCTCGGCGACTTCGCGTTCGGCGGCATCGTACTCGGCACGGTCGCCGCTCTGCTCATCTACCACCTGGGCAACCTCATCGCCCGGGCGCGCAAGACGGGCGCCGACGACCCGAAGCCCCTCGAGGCGGTCGGACCGCTCGGCGGCGACCCCGCCTGA
- a CDS encoding antibiotic biosynthesis monooxygenase, giving the protein MSTPASLPYAFVAKIVAADGQHDAVADLLAGAVALANEEVGTIVWFAVRTHADTFWIFDAFPDEAARDTHANGAIVAALTANQHLLGAAPEILPADVLASKLP; this is encoded by the coding sequence ATGTCCACACCCGCATCACTTCCGTATGCCTTCGTCGCCAAGATCGTCGCGGCCGATGGACAGCACGACGCGGTCGCCGATCTGCTCGCCGGCGCTGTCGCACTCGCCAACGAAGAAGTAGGAACGATTGTCTGGTTCGCGGTCAGGACTCACGCCGACACCTTCTGGATCTTCGATGCATTCCCCGACGAAGCCGCTCGCGACACCCACGCCAACGGCGCCATCGTCGCAGCCCTGACGGCCAACCAGCATCTCCTCGGCGCAGCACCCGAGATCCTGCCGGCCGACGTCCTCGCGTCCAAGCTCCCGTAG
- a CDS encoding amino acid ABC transporter ATP-binding protein → MSKIEVKDLHKSFGDNEVLKGIDLTIEDGEVIAVIGPSGSGKSTLLRCLNKLEEPTSGHVVIDGVDLTDRSVKLDEVRQRIGMVFQHFNLFPHMTVLENITLAPVETGQMTKAEARERALALLDRVGLSEKAGAKPASLSGGQKQRVAIARALAMDPEIMLFDEATSALDPEMVGEVLQVIRDLASGGMTMVLVTHEMGFAREVSGRTVFMDGGVVVEQAPPAELFGAPKNERLKDFLSKVL, encoded by the coding sequence ATGAGCAAGATCGAGGTCAAGGACCTGCACAAGTCCTTCGGCGACAACGAGGTGCTCAAGGGCATCGACCTGACCATCGAAGACGGCGAGGTCATCGCGGTGATCGGCCCGTCGGGCTCGGGCAAGTCGACGCTGCTGCGCTGCCTCAACAAGCTGGAGGAGCCCACGTCGGGACACGTCGTCATCGACGGCGTCGACCTCACCGACAGGAGCGTCAAGCTCGACGAGGTGCGGCAGCGCATCGGGATGGTGTTCCAGCACTTCAACCTCTTCCCGCACATGACGGTGCTCGAGAACATCACGCTCGCGCCGGTCGAGACGGGGCAGATGACGAAGGCGGAGGCCCGCGAGCGCGCCCTCGCGCTGCTCGACCGGGTCGGTCTCTCGGAGAAGGCCGGTGCGAAGCCGGCATCCCTCTCCGGCGGTCAGAAGCAGCGTGTGGCGATCGCCCGCGCGCTCGCGATGGACCCCGAGATCATGCTCTTCGACGAGGCGACCAGCGCACTCGACCCCGAGATGGTCGGAGAGGTGCTGCAGGTCATCCGCGACCTCGCGTCCGGTGGCATGACCATGGTGCTCGTCACCCACGAGATGGGCTTCGCGCGCGAGGTCTCGGGCCGCACGGTGTTCATGGACGGCGGTGTCGTCGTCGAGCAGGCGCCTCCCGCCGAGCTGTTCGGAGCCCCCAAGAACGAGCGTCTGAAGGACTTCCTCTCGAAGGTGCTCTGA
- a CDS encoding helix-turn-helix domain-containing protein, translating into MRIGLIAIDGCFGSAVASIIDIVRVADGVRGDVDPRIDPIELAILGPKRRVTTTASMTLSVDHPLPESGEFDVVVVPALGTLTAAATHDALQSRDARSVIASLERLDEATTRIAAACTGVFAVAETGRMHHRRATTSWFLGPEFLKRYPTVALDLDSMVVVDGNLVTAGAAFAHIDLALSLVRSISPDLAQHVAKLLIIDERPSQAAFVAYEHLRHEDPIVVEFERFVRARLDEPFNVAFVAQSLGTSRRTLERRVRAALNLTPLGFVQRLRTERARHLSATTDLTSAEIALRVGYANAETLRSLLRRERRRS; encoded by the coding sequence ATGCGTATCGGACTGATCGCGATCGACGGCTGCTTCGGTTCGGCGGTCGCGTCGATCATCGACATCGTGCGGGTGGCCGACGGAGTCCGCGGCGATGTCGACCCGCGGATCGATCCGATCGAACTCGCCATCCTCGGACCGAAACGGCGAGTGACCACGACGGCATCGATGACCCTGTCGGTGGACCACCCGCTGCCGGAGTCCGGGGAGTTCGACGTGGTCGTCGTCCCTGCGCTTGGAACCCTCACGGCCGCCGCGACCCACGACGCCCTCCAGAGTCGAGATGCTCGTTCGGTCATCGCCTCGCTCGAGCGCCTCGACGAGGCGACCACCCGGATCGCCGCGGCGTGCACCGGCGTGTTCGCTGTCGCCGAGACCGGACGGATGCATCATCGGAGGGCGACGACCAGCTGGTTCCTGGGGCCGGAGTTCCTGAAGCGCTATCCGACCGTCGCCCTCGATCTCGACAGCATGGTCGTGGTCGACGGGAACCTCGTCACCGCCGGCGCCGCGTTCGCCCACATCGACCTCGCGCTCTCACTCGTGCGATCGATCAGCCCCGACCTGGCCCAACATGTCGCCAAGCTCCTCATCATCGACGAGCGCCCGTCGCAGGCGGCCTTCGTCGCCTACGAACATCTCCGGCACGAGGACCCGATCGTCGTCGAGTTCGAACGCTTCGTGCGCGCCCGCCTGGACGAACCATTCAACGTCGCCTTCGTCGCGCAGTCGCTCGGCACCAGCCGGCGCACCCTCGAACGACGAGTCCGTGCGGCGCTCAACCTCACTCCGCTCGGCTTCGTCCAACGGCTTCGCACCGAACGAGCTCGACACCTCTCAGCAACCACGGACCTCACCTCCGCCGAGATCGCGCTACGGGTCGGCTACGCAAACGCCGAGACTCTGCGCTCCCTCCTGCGCAGGGAGCGACGCCGTTCCTGA